The following are encoded in a window of Chitinivibrionales bacterium genomic DNA:
- a CDS encoding DNA polymerase IV, which yields MMSHHRTIFHVDMDAFFCSVEQRDNPSYRGKPVIVGARPGTRGVVSAASYEARKYGVHSAMPINQAFRRCPHGIYLRPRMHVYAQSSREIMAILRSFSPIIEQISVDEAFLDITGTQRLWGNPLETAQKISCKIKKEQHLTASIGVAPNKFLAKLASDMDKPDGITVTPFEINEIESWLAPLPVSRVWGVGKKTQEVFARMGIQQIGDLQNLSLQCLNKRFGKMGVTLYDLARGVDSRPVSEQEGVKSVSREHTFARDCRDVDEWKRILLALSRDVGRRARKYGITGKSVVLIYRMPDFSKHTRRITLSRPTNLTRDIFSSLVPLLPELKQKTDALRLIGTGLTNLTGAGQMDLFSNKQREAAWEASENAMDRLNVRFGKKSIFLAGEIE from the coding sequence ATGATGTCACATCATCGAACAATCTTTCATGTGGATATGGATGCGTTTTTTTGTTCGGTGGAGCAGCGAGACAATCCATCCTATCGTGGTAAGCCGGTTATTGTAGGGGCCAGACCCGGTACCAGGGGAGTGGTATCTGCCGCCAGCTATGAAGCCAGGAAATATGGTGTTCATTCGGCAATGCCGATTAATCAGGCGTTTCGCCGTTGTCCCCATGGTATTTACCTCAGACCGCGCATGCATGTCTATGCACAATCATCCCGGGAAATCATGGCAATTCTCAGGTCTTTTTCACCGATCATCGAGCAGATTTCGGTTGATGAAGCTTTTCTGGATATTACCGGCACCCAACGTTTGTGGGGAAACCCTCTGGAAACGGCACAAAAAATTTCTTGCAAGATCAAAAAAGAGCAGCATTTGACGGCATCGATAGGTGTGGCCCCGAATAAATTTCTCGCCAAATTGGCTTCGGATATGGATAAACCCGATGGTATTACAGTAACTCCCTTTGAGATAAATGAAATTGAATCCTGGCTTGCGCCACTTCCGGTGAGCCGAGTCTGGGGTGTCGGCAAAAAGACCCAAGAGGTTTTTGCCCGAATGGGAATTCAACAAATCGGCGATCTGCAAAATCTTTCACTTCAGTGCCTGAATAAACGATTCGGCAAAATGGGGGTTACTCTCTACGATCTGGCGCGAGGTGTCGACAGTCGTCCGGTTAGTGAGCAGGAGGGAGTCAAATCCGTATCACGAGAACACACTTTTGCCCGGGATTGCAGGGATGTAGATGAATGGAAAAGAATCCTTCTGGCATTATCCAGGGATGTGGGCAGACGAGCCCGAAAGTATGGTATTACCGGCAAAAGCGTCGTTTTAATTTATCGAATGCCCGATTTCTCGAAACATACCCGACGCATAACGCTCTCAAGGCCGACAAATTTAACCCGGGATATTTTTTCATCTCTTGTCCCTTTGTTGCCGGAGTTAAAACAAAAGACAGACGCTCTGCGATTGATCGGTACAGGATTAACCAACCTGACAGGTGCAGGTCAAATGGATCTCTTTTCTAACAAGCAACGTGAAGCGGCATGGGAAGCATCGGAGAATGCAATGGACCGGCTTAATGTACGGTTTGGGAAAAAATCGATCTTTCTTGCCGGTGAAATCGAATAG
- a CDS encoding cyclic nucleotide-binding domain-containing protein, whose protein sequence is MGAALRKRYGRSIVATSSKIGAGRNVVRQNEKKLRKGSLLFIEDEMSTEMYIIRAGKVRILKQEGENTIELAILGPGSVLGELSLLDNQPRSATAQVTEDLVATVIDQNLFERTMEKVPSWLSNMIRVVVKRLRDTMKRTSDDVVQKNVGGVIRILLLLYDNEGVSLDDTRFIYLSRAKEMVYATIGLGGIEAENVFLHLILKEMVVIRKNELGQEYILIKDYVVLSMYMSYLRTKQRGAEFLGENLSEKAMDLICIIQAAGEKHGRKTPNNLMKVGTAQVEIELERRENERHIDLDALDELMAAKVVIEQQDVTESKYGKHKRGTLAYNPNALIRLQLLRQWLPVFKEEIQF, encoded by the coding sequence ATGGGCGCCGCGCTTCGAAAAAGGTACGGGAGGAGCATAGTGGCAACATCGTCCAAAATAGGCGCCGGCAGAAATGTTGTCCGTCAAAATGAAAAAAAGCTGCGCAAAGGCTCGCTTCTGTTTATTGAAGACGAGATGAGTACCGAGATGTATATCATCAGAGCGGGCAAAGTACGAATCCTCAAACAGGAAGGCGAAAACACAATCGAGCTGGCGATACTGGGCCCGGGCAGTGTATTAGGAGAGTTGTCCCTTCTTGATAATCAACCCCGGAGCGCAACAGCCCAGGTCACTGAAGATCTCGTTGCCACGGTAATAGACCAGAATCTTTTTGAGCGCACCATGGAAAAAGTCCCCTCCTGGCTCTCAAACATGATCAGAGTGGTTGTTAAGCGGCTACGGGACACTATGAAACGCACCAGTGATGATGTTGTCCAGAAAAATGTCGGCGGTGTTATCCGCATTCTTTTACTGCTTTATGATAATGAAGGTGTTTCTCTGGATGACACCAGGTTTATCTATCTCAGCCGTGCAAAAGAGATGGTATATGCGACTATCGGCTTAGGTGGAATCGAGGCGGAAAATGTTTTCCTTCACCTGATCCTGAAAGAAATGGTCGTTATCCGGAAAAATGAACTGGGTCAGGAATACATCCTTATCAAAGATTATGTTGTCCTGTCCATGTATATGAGTTATCTACGAACAAAGCAGCGCGGAGCTGAATTTCTTGGCGAGAATCTGTCGGAAAAAGCCATGGATCTCATTTGCATAATTCAGGCAGCAGGAGAAAAACACGGAAGAAAGACGCCGAATAACCTCATGAAGGTAGGAACCGCTCAGGTCGAAATCGAACTTGAACGCCGGGAAAATGAACGCCATATAGATCTCGATGCTCTTGATGAACTTATGGCCGCCAAAGTCGTTATCGAGCAGCAGGATGTCACCGAATCCAAATATGGAAAGCATAAAAGGGGTACCCTTGCCTATAATCCCAATGCCTTAATACGCCTTCAGTTACTCCGGCAATGGCTCCCGGTTTTCAAGGAGGAAATTCAATTTTAA
- a CDS encoding diguanylate cyclase: MVKLLKFSYNKNNDKGLSVKQRVFWLISGLVILCAFFVSGILWVRTPFTHILVFALSVVWLLLMLEWFTGFLLEYARRIEKAGVTTRRYQNIAKYFESILQDSTDIIFTIDSEGLILKFNKGSQIHFGYTQEEIVGKPFSQLFVNEAGERKIMDSVLRSGKSVNEEIPMKTRDGEIIHLNLSISEMKDESGRIIGMVVTAKDITEKKKLELELVKKNELLEKLAVTDSLTELFNTRHFYGQIKKELARFRRNPDRSLSLMLMDIDHFKDFNDTEGHQMGDQVLKSLAQVINVCIRKDIDTGYRYGGDEFVVLLPDTDKHQAQVVAKRISKQFGSFQFGKTSLSIGIAQAAPEEDEVSLLKRADEAMYRSKKGGRSRISF; this comes from the coding sequence GTGGTAAAGCTTTTAAAATTTTCATATAACAAAAACAACGACAAAGGTCTTTCGGTAAAACAAAGAGTTTTCTGGCTTATTTCTGGCCTGGTGATTCTGTGCGCATTTTTTGTTTCCGGTATACTCTGGGTTCGGACTCCCTTTACCCATATTCTTGTCTTTGCATTGTCGGTAGTCTGGCTTCTGTTAATGCTGGAGTGGTTTACCGGTTTTTTGCTTGAATATGCAAGAAGGATCGAAAAAGCAGGGGTAACAACAAGACGATATCAGAATATCGCAAAATATTTTGAGAGTATTCTTCAGGATTCAACCGATATAATCTTTACCATCGATTCTGAAGGACTTATCCTAAAATTTAACAAGGGCTCTCAGATTCATTTCGGTTATACTCAGGAAGAGATTGTCGGAAAACCTTTCAGTCAGCTTTTTGTTAATGAGGCCGGTGAAAGAAAAATCATGGATTCGGTCCTTCGATCGGGAAAATCGGTTAATGAAGAAATTCCGATGAAAACCCGGGATGGGGAAATAATTCATCTGAATCTCAGTATTTCGGAAATGAAAGATGAAAGCGGCCGCATTATCGGTATGGTGGTTACTGCAAAGGATATAACCGAAAAGAAAAAGCTCGAACTTGAATTGGTCAAGAAAAACGAGCTTCTGGAAAAACTGGCGGTAACCGACAGTTTGACTGAGCTTTTCAATACTCGTCACTTTTACGGCCAGATCAAAAAAGAACTGGCGCGATTCAGACGAAATCCTGACCGTTCCCTTTCTCTTATGTTAATGGACATCGACCACTTCAAGGATTTCAACGATACCGAAGGTCACCAGATGGGTGACCAGGTGCTTAAATCTCTTGCTCAGGTTATCAATGTCTGCATTCGGAAGGATATCGATACCGGCTACCGGTATGGTGGCGATGAATTTGTAGTATTGCTTCCCGATACCGATAAACACCAGGCTCAGGTGGTGGCAAAACGTATCAGTAAGCAGTTTGGATCCTTTCAATTCGGCAAAACGAGCCTTTCTATCGGCATAGCTCAGGCTGCGCCGGAAGAAGATGAAGTCAGTCTGTTGAAGCGTGCCGATGAGGCCATGTATCGTTCAAAAAAAGGCGGGCGTTCGAGAATTTCGTTTTAG
- a CDS encoding response regulator yields MAKLSHPWFFMDIFITHYYYFVMVFTALYSSAFVLFLSRRFYYSKPSRAFALFLFGILLWSIKDSLAAVMIPWFETESLKRFVIVISPLWLFIPSFTFHMLISVYNASVSKEKKYKKEKIVQYVLVSISTSIFLISMIYPSFMYRSFIKGTYDYYYDSGMAFALYALMIIAVALIPGVKLIINSLKKIRSEAFFVGCGALFSLAIIFPANIIRFSSAYHDLPRAGCLSIALFCAFTFYGIQRFGRIFSIKQVLDERDRWEKIGLSLKRLTGTCDEESLFQSVCSYAREISESLFVAITMFNDSGTEYHVRALSKSGGSTGVIIDKLPIQLNQSYLLSERMRLKQQIYSKKYLIYHSVKELFGEKVAPEFQGSEKIKQIVSFPIIYKDRPAGAIVLFRSSIVENIAMYEIFSVQCSLVLKFASQIKELDEKRKLAEQYRHSKKMEAIGLLAGGVAHDFNNLLSGISGFANLIKRKYGESDERLQRYIDPIIQASDRGAELTSQLLAFARKGKYQLLDINIHEIIESVIKLLSRTIDKRIVINTELNAQSPVIRGDPSQVQNAVLNMCLNSRDAMPEGGDLIVRTDDAYIDLDHANRKVYRMEPGNYLFLTISDTGAGMDEETRARMFEPFFTTKESGKGTGLGLAGVYGCVKSHNGYIEVESVLNKGTCIKTYFPAVKGPLKVAEIKKRSEDIIKGKGKILVVDDEEVVRDVSREILSDMGYAVTTCNDGREAVEYYSKHYSDIDLAIIDMIMPGMAGFDCFRELKKIDPAIKVIIATGYSIAEDTQKIVTRGISGFIQKPFEATELSQMISEILKAG; encoded by the coding sequence TTGGCGAAATTATCACATCCGTGGTTTTTTATGGACATTTTTATCACTCATTACTACTATTTTGTTATGGTGTTTACTGCACTGTACAGTAGTGCTTTTGTCCTTTTTCTCAGCCGGAGATTTTACTATTCAAAGCCCTCCAGAGCTTTTGCGCTTTTTCTTTTCGGAATCCTTCTCTGGTCTATAAAAGATTCTCTGGCTGCAGTAATGATTCCGTGGTTCGAGACGGAATCACTGAAAAGATTTGTAATAGTCATTTCTCCGCTTTGGTTATTTATCCCCAGCTTTACCTTTCATATGTTGATCAGCGTTTATAACGCTTCGGTTTCTAAAGAAAAAAAGTATAAAAAGGAAAAAATTGTTCAATATGTTCTGGTAAGCATATCGACAAGTATCTTCCTGATTTCCATGATATATCCATCCTTTATGTATCGGTCGTTCATTAAAGGAACCTATGACTATTATTATGACTCCGGAATGGCCTTTGCACTCTATGCGCTCATGATTATTGCTGTTGCATTGATACCTGGTGTGAAGCTTATAATAAACTCATTGAAGAAAATTCGTTCCGAGGCATTTTTCGTAGGTTGTGGCGCGCTATTTTCTCTGGCAATAATTTTTCCTGCAAATATTATCCGCTTCAGTTCAGCCTACCATGATTTACCGCGGGCTGGATGCCTGAGTATCGCCCTGTTCTGTGCCTTTACTTTTTACGGCATACAAAGATTTGGCCGTATTTTCAGTATTAAACAAGTGCTTGATGAGCGGGATCGATGGGAAAAAATCGGATTAAGCCTGAAACGGCTGACAGGCACCTGTGATGAAGAATCTCTTTTTCAAAGTGTTTGCAGCTACGCGCGGGAGATTTCCGAATCACTTTTTGTTGCAATTACTATGTTTAACGATTCCGGAACCGAGTATCATGTGCGCGCCTTGTCAAAGAGCGGTGGCTCGACAGGAGTCATTATTGACAAATTGCCGATTCAACTGAATCAATCATATCTCCTTTCGGAGCGAATGCGACTGAAACAGCAAATATACAGCAAAAAATATTTAATTTATCATTCGGTAAAAGAACTCTTCGGCGAGAAAGTTGCCCCCGAATTTCAGGGCAGTGAGAAGATAAAGCAGATTGTCTCGTTCCCCATTATTTATAAGGATCGACCAGCGGGTGCAATTGTGCTCTTCAGATCTTCAATAGTAGAAAATATCGCAATGTATGAGATTTTTTCGGTACAATGCTCACTTGTTTTAAAATTTGCTTCACAAATAAAAGAGCTGGATGAAAAAAGGAAGCTCGCGGAACAGTACCGTCATTCGAAAAAAATGGAGGCAATAGGTCTGCTTGCAGGAGGTGTGGCTCACGATTTTAATAATTTGCTCTCGGGAATTTCGGGCTTTGCCAATCTGATTAAGCGGAAATATGGCGAGAGCGATGAAAGGTTGCAGCGGTATATTGATCCGATAATCCAGGCCTCGGACCGGGGAGCCGAACTCACCAGTCAACTTCTCGCATTTGCCCGTAAAGGCAAGTACCAGTTACTGGATATCAATATCCATGAAATTATTGAGAGTGTCATAAAATTACTGAGTCGTACAATCGATAAACGGATCGTAATAAATACCGAATTGAATGCTCAATCTCCTGTTATCAGAGGAGATCCATCCCAGGTCCAGAATGCGGTCTTGAATATGTGTCTTAATTCCCGTGACGCCATGCCGGAGGGGGGCGACCTGATCGTCAGGACCGACGATGCTTATATAGATTTAGATCATGCAAACAGGAAAGTGTATCGAATGGAACCGGGTAATTATCTGTTCCTGACAATCAGTGATACGGGAGCCGGGATGGATGAAGAAACCAGGGCACGGATGTTCGAGCCCTTTTTTACAACAAAAGAGTCGGGAAAAGGTACCGGACTCGGTCTGGCTGGCGTGTACGGTTGCGTGAAGAGTCATAACGGCTATATCGAAGTTGAATCGGTCCTGAATAAAGGAACCTGCATCAAAACCTATTTTCCTGCAGTTAAGGGGCCATTAAAAGTGGCGGAAATTAAAAAACGTTCCGAAGATATAATAAAAGGAAAGGGAAAAATACTTGTTGTTGATGATGAAGAAGTTGTTCGGGATGTTTCCAGAGAAATACTTTCTGATATGGGATATGCTGTCACCACATGCAATGACGGCAGGGAAGCTGTTGAATATTATTCAAAACACTACAGTGATATCGATTTGGCTATTATCGACATGATCATGCCCGGAATGGCCGGCTTTGATTGTTTCAGAGAACTCAAGAAAATTGATCCCGCCATTAAAGTCATCATAGCAACCGGTTACAGTATTGCAGAAGATACGCAAAAAATAGTCACCAGAGGAATTTCCGGTTTTATTCAAAAACCCTTTGAAGCTACCGAGTTGTCGCAGATGATTTCTGAAATACTCAAAGCAGGATAG
- a CDS encoding ATP-dependent 6-phosphofructokinase, with protein sequence MDEKYDFSISKIGVPRIISPVSLSKHRGDFVANYVTDNMRVLYNIEVDSDNIRYEFEPEECMERAGPREHIYFDPSKVNAGIVTCGGLCPGLNDVIRAIVMCLWYRYGVRRISGIRYGYRGFLPEFRMPPMDLNPSLVEDIHQKGGTILGSSRGYGDLTSEIVDSIERMNLNILFTIGGDGTQRGALSIAEEARGRGYKIAMVGIPKTIDNDFSFIQRSFGFDTAVTVAETVVSAAHVEAHDAPNGVSIVKVMGRESGFIAAYTALAINDVNFILIPEVPFDLEGGNGLLHHLERRLELRKHALILVAEGAGTDLMPDTGKTDVSGNKKLGDIGLFLKNKIADHFKDKNIPITMRYIDPSYIIRSAPANSSDSLYCARLGNNAAHAAMVGKTDMLISMVNNHFVHIPTKIAVAKRKHVDPESSLWRDVIEATGQPALMKNPA encoded by the coding sequence ATGGATGAAAAGTATGATTTTTCAATATCAAAAATAGGTGTTCCCCGAATTATTTCACCGGTGAGCCTTTCAAAACACAGGGGAGATTTTGTTGCCAATTATGTTACCGATAACATGCGTGTCCTTTATAATATTGAGGTTGATTCGGATAATATAAGATACGAATTCGAGCCTGAAGAATGCATGGAACGTGCCGGACCCCGGGAGCATATCTATTTTGATCCCTCAAAAGTAAATGCGGGCATTGTTACATGCGGGGGATTATGTCCGGGGCTTAATGATGTTATCAGGGCCATTGTTATGTGCTTATGGTATCGCTACGGGGTCAGGCGAATTTCGGGTATCCGGTACGGTTACCGGGGGTTCCTTCCAGAGTTCAGAATGCCTCCCATGGATTTGAATCCATCGCTGGTAGAAGATATTCATCAAAAGGGTGGTACAATCCTGGGATCATCCCGGGGATATGGAGACCTGACATCAGAGATTGTCGACTCAATCGAAAGAATGAATCTGAATATTTTATTCACCATTGGCGGTGACGGCACTCAACGTGGAGCTCTGAGTATTGCTGAGGAAGCCAGGGGGCGGGGGTACAAAATCGCCATGGTCGGCATCCCTAAAACAATCGATAATGATTTCAGTTTTATCCAGCGCTCTTTCGGATTTGATACCGCGGTAACGGTCGCAGAAACGGTTGTATCGGCAGCCCATGTTGAGGCCCACGATGCACCAAACGGCGTAAGTATCGTGAAAGTCATGGGACGGGAATCGGGTTTTATCGCCGCATATACTGCACTTGCCATTAATGATGTCAACTTCATTCTTATCCCCGAAGTTCCTTTTGATCTTGAAGGTGGGAATGGTCTTTTGCATCACCTGGAGAGACGCCTGGAATTGAGGAAGCATGCCCTGATTCTTGTTGCGGAAGGCGCCGGGACCGATCTGATGCCTGATACGGGGAAAACCGATGTGTCGGGAAATAAAAAACTCGGTGATATCGGGCTTTTTCTCAAGAATAAAATAGCAGATCATTTTAAAGACAAGAATATTCCCATTACGATGCGCTATATCGATCCGAGCTATATAATCAGAAGTGCTCCGGCCAATTCCAGCGATTCGCTTTATTGTGCACGGCTGGGCAACAATGCCGCTCATGCCGCAATGGTCGGCAAAACCGATATGCTTATCAGCATGGTCAATAACCATTTTGTTCATATTCCCACGAAAATTGCAGTGGCAAAGAGAAAACATGTGGATCCGGAAAGCTCGTTATGGCGTGATGTTATCGAGGCTACCGGCCAGCCCGCATTGATGAAAAATCCGGCTTAG